In Desulfonispora thiosulfatigenes DSM 11270, the genomic stretch CCTATCATTCATAAAATCAGTAAAAGAAATTTGAATACCTGTAGCCTTTATTTCCCTAGCAACCTTAAGATTTTCATTAATAATTAAGGAAGTATTAGTCCCTTTTGTTATTGCTTTAACCTTTATGGCCAATTGCAACAAATCAAACGAGTTTAAATCCTTTTCGCGTAAAATAATAGAGCCTACTCCTGCTTTTACAGCTTCCTCTATAATAGGCAAAAACCTTTCGGGTGATACTAATTTTCGATTAGTTATGAAATAAATCATCTTTTCATCCTATTCTTAAATTTACAATTATTTAACCGCTTAAACATACTATTATATACTTTCTTACTCTTCTCTAATAATTAGACAAAGCCTCATCAGCAAGGGGCATCCAGTCTTTAAAGATTGGTTGATAACCTCTAGCTAAAATTGCATCTCTCATTTCCTCAACATTCCTATTATCAGCAATTTCAAACTGAGGGTCTTGATGTTCTTCTGTTGTATGACCTCCAACCTCTGTACTAACCCCCGCAGACATTTTTGTTACCCCAAGGGATAAAATATTATTTCTAAATTCTGCACTTTCTCTAGTTGAAATTGTTATACCTGCTCGTGGAATAAATAATCTATATGCAAACATTATTTGTAATAAACTAGGGTCATCAACATGATAAACTTCATCAAAAACTCCAACATGAGGTCTAATTCTAGGTGGAGAAATACTTATATCTACTTCTGGGTATTTATTTTGCAGATAATCAGCATGAAGTCCCGTTATAAAAGCTTCTTTACGCCATTTATTAAGGCCTAGTAATGCTCCAATATTAACTGTTCTCATTCCTGCCTTACAAGCTCTTTCGGGTGCATCAATTCTAAAGCGATAATTCTTTTTCTCTCCACTTAAGTGCACCTTATCATAAATTTCTTCATTATATACCTCTTGATAAATAGTAAAACCATCAACACCAGCATTTACTACCTTTTTATATTCATCTTGAGTTAACGCATAAATTTCAATTGAAATAGATGTAAAATATTTCTTTAATACTTGAACTGAATCAACGATATACTCAACAGGCGTTATTTCTCTAGATCCCCCTGTTAAGATTAAAATATGTTGTAAACCAGTTTTAGCTATAGCAGCAGCTTCAATCTCTATTTCCTCCATACTTAACCTTTTTCTGAAAATATGGTTTTCTGCATTATATGTACAATATACACAG encodes the following:
- the thiH gene encoding 2-iminoacetate synthase ThiH; amino-acid sequence: MSFYNVYEKYKDFEVEEFFEKVTENDVLRSLNKDRLDQWDLLTLLSPQASKFLEPMARKAQRLTQQHFGKSILLFTPMYLSNYCTNRCVYCTYNAENHIFRKRLSMEEIEIEAAAIAKTGLQHILILTGGSREITPVEYIVDSVQVLKKYFTSISIEIYALTQDEYKKVVNAGVDGFTIYQEVYNEEIYDKVHLSGEKKNYRFRIDAPERACKAGMRTVNIGALLGLNKWRKEAFITGLHADYLQNKYPEVDISISPPRIRPHVGVFDEVYHVDDPSLLQIMFAYRLFIPRAGITISTRESAEFRNNILSLGVTKMSAGVSTEVGGHTTEEHQDPQFEIADNRNVEEMRDAILARGYQPIFKDWMPLADEALSNY